A DNA window from Gemmatimonadetes bacterium SCN 70-22 contains the following coding sequences:
- a CDS encoding nucleotide exchange factor GrpE, protein MDQPHGSQHSTTPPEGTETGTPGVAPTGTEASATGAAGEDWQRQLEEQRDKYLRLAAEYDNYRKRTVRERQEAGWRAQADMVAGLLEVLDDLARFAQVDPATTESRTVVEGVAMVERKLFKSLAGHGLELVNPMDHPFDPAVHEAISTTPAASADEDHLVAQVFQLGYLFRGQLLRPARVVVKQWNA, encoded by the coding sequence ATGGACCAACCACACGGATCGCAGCACTCCACCACCCCGCCGGAGGGGACGGAGACGGGGACCCCAGGCGTTGCGCCCACGGGCACGGAGGCCTCGGCCACGGGGGCAGCGGGCGAGGACTGGCAGCGCCAGCTCGAGGAGCAGCGCGACAAGTACCTGCGCCTGGCGGCGGAGTACGACAACTACCGCAAGCGCACCGTCCGGGAGCGGCAGGAGGCGGGGTGGCGCGCCCAGGCCGACATGGTTGCCGGGCTGCTGGAGGTGCTCGACGACCTGGCGCGCTTCGCGCAGGTGGACCCGGCCACGACCGAGTCGCGCACCGTGGTGGAGGGGGTGGCGATGGTGGAGCGGAAGCTGTTCAAGTCGTTGGCGGGGCACGGGCTGGAACTGGTGAACCCGATGGATCACCCCTTCGACCCTGCCGTGCACGAGGCCATCTCGACGACGCCGGCGGCCAGCGCCGACGAGGACCATCTCGTGGCCCAGGTGTTCCAGCTGGGGTACCTCTTCCGCGGGCAGCTCCTCCGCCCGGCGCGCGTGGTCGTGAAGCAGTGGAACGCGTGA